The following is a genomic window from Spiribacter sp. 1M189.
CTCTTCCTATCCTCCTAATTTTGCGTCGGATAATGCATGAAGCCCCGGGGATTTGAAAGCTGATCGCAAAACCCACAAAAAAGCCCCGCCGAAGCGGGGCTTTGCTGGCAGACCGGCTCGCAACGAGAGCCGGCGGGTCGCCGACGGCGTGATTACATCATGCCGCCCATGCCACCCATGCCGTCCATGCCGCCCATGCCGGCGCCGCCATCGTCCTTCTCATCCGGATGCTCGGCCACCATGCACTCGGTGGTGATCATCAGGCCGGAGACAGAAGCGGCGTTCTGCAGGGCCGTCCGGGTGACCTTGGTCGGGTCGAGGATACCCATCTCGACCATGTCGCCGTACTCCTCGGCCTGGGCGTTGTAGCCGAAGTTGCCCTCACCGTCCTCAACCTTGTTGACGACAACCGAGGCATCCTCGCCGCAGTTGAACACGATCTGACGGAGCGGCTCCTCAAGGGCGCGACGGACGATGTTCACGCCGACGTCCTGATCGTGGTTGTCACCGGTCAGACCCTCGAGACCCTTGAGGGTGCGCAGCAGGGCCACACCACCGCCGGGAACGATACCTTCCTCGACCGCGGCACGCGTGGCGTGCAGGGCATCCTCGACGCGCGCCTTCTTCTCCTTCATCTCGATCTCGGAGCCGGCACCGACCTTGATCACCGCGACGCCGCCGGCGAGCTTGGCCACCCGCTCCTGCAGCTTCTCGCGATCGTAGTCGCTGGTGGATTCCTCGATCTGGGTGCGGATCTGATCGACACGCGCCTTGATCTCGTCGGCACGACCACCGCCATTGACCACGGTGGTCTCCTCCTTGGAGACGTTGATCTTCTTGGCGGTCCCCAGGTCGTCGAGGGTCGCCTTCTCCAGGGTCAGGCCAACCTCCTCGGAGATGACGGTACCGCCGGTCAGCACGGCGATATCCTGCAGCATCGCCTTGCGACGGTCACCGAAGCCCGGCGCCTTGACGGCGGCAACCTTCACGATGCCACGCATGCTGTTGACCACCAGCGTGGCCAGGGCCTCGCCCTCGATGTCCTCGGCGACGATCAGCAGCGGGCGGCTCGACTTGGCCACGTTCTCCAGCAGCGGCAGGAGATCACGGATGTTCGAGATCTTCTTGTCGCAGAGCAGGATGTAGGGATCGTCGAGCTCGGCGGCCATGCTCTGCTGGTTGTTGATGAAATATGGGCTCAGGTAGCCACGGTCGAACTGCATGCCCTCGACCACGTCGAGCTCATTCTCGAGACCGCTGCCTTCCTCGACCGTGATGACGCCTTCCTTGCCGACCTTCTTCATGGCATCCGCAATGATCTCGCCGATGGCCTTGTCGGAGTTGGCGGAGATGGAGCCGACCTGCGCGATGGCCGTGTCGGTCTCACAGGGCTTGGAGAGCTTGTGCAGCTCCTCGACGGCGGCCGTCACGGCCTTGTCGACGCCGCGCTTGAGGTCCATCGGGTTCATGCCGGCGGCAACGGCCTTCATGCCCTCGCGGAGGATGCCCTGCGCCAGCACCGTGGCGGTCGTAGTGCCGTCACCCGCGGCATCGGAAGTCTGCGAGGCGACCTCCTTGACCATCTGCGCGCCCATGTTCTCGAGCTTGTCCTGAAGCTCGATCTCCTTGGCCACCGACACACCATCCTTGGTGACCGTCGGCGCGCCGAAGGACTTCTCGAGCACCACATTGCGACCACGCGGGCCCAGGGTGACCTTGACTGCGTTGGCCAGGGTGTTCACACCCGCAACCATGCGATGGCGGGCTTCATCACCAAAGCGTACGTCTTTCGCTGCCATTGTTTCTTTTCCTCTCGGTTCCGTTTCCTGTGGAAATTCCCTGCAGTGCGCGGGCGATTCAGCCCTCGATCACCGCCATGATGTCGTCTTCACGCATGACGAGGACTTCATCCTCACCGACCTTGACCTCGGTGCCGGAGAACTTGCCGAAAAGGACCTTGTCACCGACGTTGACGTCGAGGGCGCGAACCTCGCCGTTGTCCAGGCGCTTGCCATTGCCAACGGCGACCACTTCACCGCGGATGGGCTTTTCAGTGGCCGTGTCGGGGATGACGATGCCACCCGGGGTGGTGCGCTCTTCTTCCATGCGCTTGACGACGACTCGATCGTGTAGCGGGCGAAGATTCATCTTCTGTTCTCCCTCAATTGATTGATGTTGGACCTACGTGCCTTTGTTAGCACTCGCTTTAGGTGAGTGCTAATGATAGTTACGAAACCTTCCGCGTCAATACCTTGTCCTTGGCATGGGGACGATGGTGCTACGATTCAAGGTTTATGCGGCTTTTGCCCGAGGAGGGCCGGGTGTCCGAAAGGCTGGTTACACTGATCACCGCGCCGGAGAGAACGGTGGCCGATGCCATCGCCGACGCGCTGGTGGAAAGGCGGCATGCCGCCTGCGTCAATATCATCCCGGGACTGACTTCGGTCTACCGCTGGGAGGGCCGCATCGAGCGGGACGAGGAATGGCTTCTCGTTGCAAAGACCACCGAATCAGCCTATCCGGGGCTGGAGGCTTGTGTACTCGACCTGCACCCGGATGAACTGCCGGAGATCGTCGCCATGCCGATCGCCACCGGGCTTGCCGGGTATCTGGCGTGGATCGGCACAGAGACGGAACGGCAGGGATGACAAATAAGGCAATCGGCCAGCTCGCTTTCCTCGTCGGCCTGTGGCTGACGCTCGCGGCCAGCGCGGTCACCGCGCAATCCAGCCTGGGTGGGCTGTTTGGCAATGAAAGTCAGAGCCAGGACGTCCTCCCGGTCGAGGAAGCTTTCGAGCTCGACATCCGGCTGCATGACGATGGCCAGGCGACGATCGATATCGACGTACAGGACGGTTACTACGTCTATCGCGACAGCCTGGACGTAGAGCTCGACGGCGCTGGCGCGCAGCAAGAAGACCTCGCGTTCGATCATCCGCAGGGTACGGTAAAAGAAGATGCATTTTTCGGGCGGCAGACGGTCTATACCCGGCCGGTCAGCCTGCCACTCATCGGTCAGGCCGATTTCACCAGCGAAAGCGTCTTCAGCGTCGCATTCCAGGGCTGCTCCGAATCCGGTGTCTGCTACCCCCCTTACCGCGCCACCGGGACCCCCAGCGACCAACGTCTTGCCTATGCCATCAACCCCACCGCACCGACGCTGACCGCCGAATCCTCAACGGCCGGCGGACAAACAGCCGAGTCCGCCGCCACGGCCGCACCAAGCGGGGCATCGGCGGACACACCGCAGGGCGCCGGCGGGGGCGAGGCCGGACGGCTGGAGCGACTGCTGAACAACGCAAGCCTGCCGACGATCCTGGCAGGGTTTTTCGTTGCCGGGCTGCTGCTGGCCTTCACGGCCTGCCTTTATCCAATGATACCCATCCTGTCGGGCTTGATCGCCGGCGATCCGCACCGCAGCGGCAGCCTCCGCGCGCTGGGACTGTCATTGATTTATGTGGAATCCACGGCGATCACCTATGCGCTTGCCGGCGTGGCGGCGGGACTCACCGGGGCGGCTGTGCAGGCCGATCTGCAGTCACCCTGGGTGCTTGGCAGTTTCGCCGCCGTATTCGTCATCCTCGCACTGGGCATGTTCGGCGTCTTCGAGCTTCGTCTGCCCAACGGGCTGCAGACCCGACTGACGACCCTGTCCAACCGGCAGCGTGGTGGCACCGCCATTGGTGTCGCCATCATGGGTGTGCTCTCGACGCTAATCGTCGGCGCCTGCTCCGGACCGGCGCTGATTGCCGCGCTGGTGTTCATCGGCAGCACCGGCGATGCCTGGCTCGGGGGCCTCGCCCTTTTCACGCTGGCCAACGGCATGGGGCTACCTCTGCTGCTGATTGGCACGGCGGCCGGCCGCTGGCTGCCGCGCAGCGGCCCCTGGATGAACACGGTCCGCGCGATCTTCGGTGTGGGCTTCCTGGCCGTTGCGCTATGGACGCTGGAACGCTTCCTGCCAGGGCCAGTCACACTCGCGCTCTGGGGCGTGCTGCTGATCGGCTGCGGCGTATGGCTCGGTGTTTTCGAGCGGGTCGAGCCGCCGGTCAGCAATATCCGCCGGTTGGCGCGGACAATCGGCGTGGCGGCGATGCTCTGGGGTGCGGCCAGTCTACTGGGGGCGTCGGCGGGCGGTGGTGATGTCCTGCGACCCTTAACGGGCCTCTCCCTGTCCGCCGGCGGCGGGGGCGGAAGCGAACAGCAGGAGATGGCATTTCGTGACATCAACAGCCCCGAAGAACTGGAGACGGCACTCATGGATGCCCGCGCGGCGGGCCGCCCGGTGATGGTGGATATATACGCCGACTGGTGCGTCTACTGCGTACAGCTCGAGCAACGCACCTTTACCGATTCCGCGGTTCAGGATGCCGTTGCCGAGGCCATGCTCCTGCGCGCCGACGTCACCGACATGAACGCCGAGCACCGGGCATTGATGTCACGTCTCGATGTCTACCTGCCACCGGCCATCGTTTTCTATGGCCCACAGGGCCGCGAGAACCGGGACGCAAGGGTCGTCGGCTTCCTCGGGCCGGAGGCATTCATCGCCCGCGCCCGGCAGGGACTGGCGGGGCCGGCGCAATGACCGGCGGCATCCGAACCGCGCTGACCGTTCTGTTCGCCGCCGTGATCGGTGCCGGCGGCGGCATCCTCGCCGTGAGCTGGTTGCAGAGCGATCCGGAACCCACCATGAAGCGACCTGACTTCACGCTCCCGGCGCTGGACGGCACGCGCCGAAGCATCAACGAGTGGGATGGCGACGTCGTGGTGCTGAACTTCTGGGCCACCTGGTGTAGCCCCTGCCGCGAAGAGATCCCCCTGTTCTCGACACTGCAGGACGAGTTCGGAGATGACGGCATCCAGTTCCTTGGCGTGGCCATTGACGATCCGGAGCCGGTGCGTGGCTTCATCGCCGAGGTCCCCATGAGCTACCCAACGCTCTACGGCATGGAGTCGGCCCTGGATGTGGCCGCCGCCTACGGCAATGATCGTGGCACGTTGCCCTATACGGTCATCATCGGTCGCAACGGCGATATCCTGGAACGCTACAGCGGGCAGCTTCATGAACCGGACCTGCGGCCGCTGCTTGAGGATCTGTCCGACTGATAGCCGCGATCTGCGCCGATCCCGTGGCGAACTCCGGCGACCATGGACAAAAAGCTCCCCAATGAGCCAGAATCATGGTTTCTACTGACGGGGGAGCGCGACGTCATGAGCCGGTTACTGGTCCTCCATGGCCCGAATCTCAACCTGCTGGGGACGCGCGAACCGGCTATCTACGGTGACACCGACCTGAATCAGATCAACCAGCGCCTGACGCGCCAGGCGGGTTCGGCCGGCGTCGACATCGAGTGCCTCCAGAGCAATGCCGAGCACGTTCTCGTCGAGCGCATTCAGCAAGCGCCCCATGACAGGATGGGTGGGATCATCATCAACCCCGCGGCGTTTACTCACACCAGCGTTGCGCTGCGCGATGCGCTCGCGGCGGTGGCTATCCCCTTCATCGAAGTGCATCTATCCAACATCCACGCCCGCGAGCCATTCCGACAGCACTCGTATTTCTCGGACATCGCCCGCGGCGTCATCGCAGGATTCGGGCCGCTGGGCTACGAGCTTGCCCTGAGCGCCCTGCTAGCAAACACCGAACGGAACTGACCTGCCATGGACATTCGAAAGATCAAACGCCTCATCGAATTGCTCGACGAATCCGGCGTCAACGAAATCGAGATTCACGAGGGAGAGGAGAGCGTCCGCATCACGCGGGCCGCCGCTCAGCTCGCCGCCGCGCCCGCGCCGGTGGCGCCCGCACCCCCGGCACCAGCCCCGGCACAACCCGCGGCCACCGAGCCGGCTGCCCCCGCCGAGACGGATTCCCTGGAGGTCGGCGGGCATGCGGTGCGATCACCCATGGTGGGCACGTTCTACCGCGCCCCGTCACCGGACTCCTCTCCCTTCGTCGAGGAGGGCCAGAGCGTGAATGCCGGCGACACCCTCTGCATCATCGAGGCCATGAAAATGCTCAACCAGATCGAAGCCGATCGCAGTGGCGTGGTCAGAAGCATACTGCTGGAGAACGGACAGCCGGTGGAGTTCGATCAGCCGCTGTTCGTCATCGAATAGGGCCCACGCGATGATCGACAAGGTTCTCATCGCCAACCGCGGCGAAATCGCACTGCGCATCCTGCGCGCCTGCCGGACGCTCGGCATCGGCACCGTCGCCGTCCACTCCACGGCCGACCGGGACCTCAAACATGTTCGGCTGGCCGATGAGTCGGTCTGCATCGGCGGCGCCAGCTCGGCGGAGAGTTACCTCAACATTCCGGCCATCATCAGCGCCGCCGAACTTACCGACGCCGTCGCCATTCATCCGGGTTATGGCTTTCTCTCAGAGAACGCGGACTTCGCAGAACGCGTGGAGCAGTCCGGTTTCCGTTTCATCGGCCCGCGGGCCGAGACCATCCGGCTGATGGGCGATAAGGTCTCGGCCATCGATGCGATGAAGGCCGCGGGCGTACCCTGCGTGCCGGGCTCTGGCGGCCCGCTCACCGATATCGACGCCGACAACCTTCAGCTTGCCCGGCAAATCGGCTATCCGGTGATCATCAAGGCCGCCGCCGGTGGCGGCGGTCGCGGCATGCGGGTCGTCCACGGCGAGGGGGCGCTCCTGCACGCGATATCGGTGACGCGCACGGAAGCCGCCAACGCGTTTGGCAGTGACGTGGTGTACATGGAGAAGTACCTGGACAATCCCCGCCACGTCGAGATTCAGGTCATGGCCGACGAGCAGGGCAATGCGGTGCATCTCGGCGAGCGCGACTGCTCCATGCAGCGCCGCCATCAGAAGGTGATCGAGGAGAGCCCGGCCCCCGGGATCACCCCCGAGGAGCGCACCCGCATCGGCGAGCGCTGCGCCGAGGCCTGTCGCCAGCTGGGCTACCGCGGGGCGGGAACCTTTGAATTCCTCTACCAGGATGGCGAGTTCTACTTCATCGAAATGAACACGCGCATCCAGGTGGAGCATCCGGTAACGGAAATGGTCACCGGCCGCGACCTGGTTGCCGAGCAGATCCGCGTCGCCGGCGGCGAACCCCTTTCTTTCGCACAGGATGAAATCGAATTCCGCGGCCATGCCATCGAGTGCCGCATCAACGCTGAGGATGCAGAGCGTTTCATCCCCTCCCCCGGTCAGATCACCCTCTACCACCCGCCGGGCGGTCCCGGCGTGCGCGTCGACTCACATGTCTACACCGGCTATCACGTCCCGCCCCACTACGATTCCATGATTGGCAAGGTCATCACCTGGGGCGAAGACCGCAGCAGTGCCATCGCCAGGATGCGGACCGCTCTGAGCGAGCTCGTGGTGGAGGGCATTAATACCAATACGGCGCTGCACGAGGATCTGCTGCTCGATCGCGGGTTCGAGGAGGGCGGCACCAACATCCATTACCTGGAGAAAAAGCTGGGGCTCAGCTGAGGCCCACGACCGGCACCGCGCTCAGCCGGACAGCAGCAGCCGCAGGCCGACGAGGACGAGAAACACCGCGAAGGCACGGCGCAGCCAGACCGCCGGCAGGCGGGTCGCTACCTTCGCGCCGACCGGCGCCAGGAATACGCTCGCCACGGTGATCCCGCCGACGGCCGGCCAATAGATGTACCCCGTACTCCATGGTGGCAGCGCATCCTCCCCGGTGCCGGCGAGAATGAAGCCGATACTCCCGGCGATCGCAATACTCACGCCGGCCGCGGATGAGGTCCCCACCGCCTGACGCATGGTCACGCCCGCCCAGATCAGGAAAGGCACCACGAGCGTGCCGCCTCCGATGCCCACCAGGCTGGAGATGGTGCCGATCAGCGCACCGGCGACGACCACAATGGCAGGCCTCGGCATGAGACGCCCCGCCGGTGGCTGCAGGGCGAACGCCATGCGCACGGCAAGGGTCAGGACAAACACCGCGAAGATCACCCGCAGTATATCGCCGGGTAGTGCCGCGGCGAGGTGAGCCCCCAGCAGCGCGCCGGTCATCAGGCCGGCCACCAACCAGGGCAACGCGGAGAGCACCACGTTGCCCAGCCTCCAATGCGCCCGCGCCGAGGAGAGCCCAGTGACCACGATGGTCGCCAGCGAGCTGCCCACCGCCATGTGCATGGCCACGTCCATGCTCAGCCCCTGGGCCTGGAAGATGGGTAGCAGCACCGGCACGACAACCACGCCGCCGCCGATACCGAACAGCCCGGAGGCAAATCCGACCACCACGCCGGCGAGGACGTAGATCAAAAGATCAAGCACCCGCTGCTCCGTTGATGCAGATCGAAGCGTCCATTATGGCATTTGCTCTACAATGTCGGTATCGACAAGCGAATCAGGAGAGCGCGGGCTCATGCGCATCCAGACTGTCTGCATCCTGGGCGGCACCGGCTTCATCGGCCGCCAGATTGCCAATCGCCTCGCCAACACGGCGGTGCACATCAAGGTGCTCACGCGACGCCGCGAGCGGAACCGCCATCTGCTGCCCATCCCCAACCTCGAGCTCATCGAGGCCAACGTGCACGATCGGGAAGATCTCTTTCACCATCTGGAAGGCGTTGACGCGGTCATCAATCTGGTCGCCATCCTCAACGAGGAGAACAAACCGGGGCGCCGTTTCGAGGATGTGCACGTGCACCTGGTCGAAAAACTCCTCGGGGCCTGCCGCGATGCCGGCGTAAAGCGGCTTCTGCACATGAGTGCGCTCGGCGCCGATATCAACGGCCCCAGCCGTTATCAGCAGACCAAGGGCGAGGGTGAGCGGCTGGCACTGGCGGCCAATGGTGACGACCTGGCGGTGACGGTCTTCCAGCCCTCGGTGGTGTTCGGCCCGAGCGACAGTTTTCTCAACACCTTCGCCGGCATGCTCCGGCTCGCACCGATCATGCCCCTGCCGACACCCGGCGCCCGGTTCCAGCCCGTTTACGTGGATGACGTCGCCGCCGCATTCGAAGCGGCGCTCACCAACCGCGACACCTTCGGCCGGACCTATGCGCTCTGTGGCCCGGAGACCTACACCCTGGAGACGCTGGTCCGCTACGTCGCCGAGCTGATGGGTCTGAAGCGCGCCGTGATCGGCCTGCCCGACAGGCTTTCGCGACTGCAGGGTCGGATCATGCAGCGGCTGCCAGGCAAACCCTACACCTATGACAATTACCTCTCCGCCCAGGTGGATAATGTGTGCCATCACAACGGGCTGCCCGATCTGGGCATCCACCCGACGGCGCTGGAAGCAGTCGCGCCGGGGTATCTGGGTGGCAGACGCAGTCGCGACCGATATGACGAGTGGCGCCGCGAGGCCGGTCGCGACAACGAGTGAGTACCGCCGGCCTGGAGATTTACGAAGTCGGTGGCGCGGTCCGCGACCGACTGCTTGGCCTGCCGGTCCACGAGCATGACTGGGTGGTGGTCGGCGCAACGCCGGAGGCGATGACCGACCGCGGCTTCCGTCCCGTTGGTCGGGAATTCCCGGTATTCCTCCACCCGGAGACGGGCGAGGAATATGCCCTTGCCCGCACCGAGCGTAAAACCGCTCCCGGCTACCATGGGTTCGCATTCCATGCGAGCCCAGCGGTCAGCCTGACCGAGGATCTCGCCCGGCGGGATCTCACCATCAACGCCATGGCAGCGGCGCCGGACGGGACAATCATCGACCCCTTCGACGGCCGCGGCGATCTTGAGTCGCGTTGTCTGCGGCATGTCTCGGATGCCTTTCGCGAAGACCCCGTCCGCATTCTACGACTGGCCCGGTTCGCCGCACGATTCGCGCCACTCGGGTTTCGGGTGGCGGATGACACCATCGCGCTCTGCCGCGAGATGGTGGAAAGCGGCGAGGTCGATGCGCTGGTGCCCGAGCGGGTCTGGCAGGAAATGGCCAAGGCCCTCATGGCGCCGTCCCCGGATGCCTTTATCCAGACCCTCAGGGACTGCGGCGCACTGGCCGTCCTGTTGCCGGAGATCGACCGCCTCTTTGGAATCCCCCAGCCCGAGGACCATCACCCGGAGATCGATACCGGCGAGCATGTCCTGCTGGTCCTGAAACAGGCCGCGCGCCTCGACAGCGATCTGCCCGCCCGATTCGCCGGCCTTGTTCATGACGTCGGAAAGGGACTGACTCCCACCGCCGAGCTGCCGCGGCATCGAGGCCATGAGGCACGCGGTGTCCCACTGGCCGATGCAATCTCCGAGCGATTGCGGGTGCCATCGGAATGCCGTGACCTGGCCCGCGGCGTCACCCGCTACCACTTGCATTGCCATCGGGTCCGGACGCTCCGCCCGCAGACCCTCCTCGAGATGATGGAGAAGCTCGATCTGTTGCGGCGGCCGGCACGGCTGGAGAGCTTCCTGCTCGCCTGCGAGGCGGACTATCGCGGCCGGCTCGGACTGGAGAACTGCGCCTATCCACAGGCCGATTACCTGCCCGAGGCCCTGGCGCGCTGCCAGGCGGTGGACGCCTCACGGTTCGTCGAGCAGGGCCTGAAAGGCCCCGCCATCGGCGAGGCCATTCGTCATGCCCGCCTTCAGGCGCTGAAGGCCCTGCGTGCCGAAAAGGGCGATACGCCCGATTGAGGAGGCGGTCTCCTAAACCGCTTGTTGACCCGCGAACAGCCAGATGAGGATCAGACCAAGGCCGATTCGGTAGACGACGAACGGCGTCATGCCGACACGCGCGACGAGCGCCAGAAAGGCACCGATGCAGAGATAGGCGGAGACGCCGGCGACACCGACACCGACAGCAAACGCCATCCAGTCGACGGGAGCACTCGTGCCGACAAGCTGCAGGGCCTTCCAGCCACCGGCGAGCGCAATAGCCGGGATGGAGAGCAGGAACGAAAAGCGTGCGGCCGCGGTTGCCTCCAGCCCCAGCCAGAGCGCCGCCGTCATGGTAATGCCGGAGCGCGAGGTGCCGGGAATGATCGCGAGCACCTGCGCCGCCCCGATGAAAAGTGCCGCGCCCGGCCCGATGTCCCTTTCACTCCGTCGCCCCTGATGACGGGCCGAGACCCAGAGCAGGATGCCGAACCCGATGGTCGCCGCCGCAATGACGAGGGGCTGGCGCAGAACGGAGTCGGCGGCATCCGCAAGCACCAGCGCACCAGCCACCAGAGGCAGTGTGCCAATGACGATGGCCCAGCCCAGGCCGCTGTCGCCCACCCGCTCGCGCCGCCAGACGGACTGGAGCGTATCGGTCGTCAGCGGAACCAGCTGGCGACGGAAATGCAGCAAAACCGCCAGCAGCGTG
Proteins encoded in this region:
- a CDS encoding undecaprenyl-diphosphate phosphatase, with protein sequence MDLVQAFWLGLIQGLTEFLPISSSAHLILLPRLLGWPDQGLAFDVAVHVGTLLAVLLHFRRQLVPLTTDTLQSVWRRERVGDSGLGWAIVIGTLPLVAGALVLADAADSVLRQPLVIAAATIGFGILLWVSARHQGRRSERDIGPGAALFIGAAQVLAIIPGTSRSGITMTAALWLGLEATAAARFSFLLSIPAIALAGGWKALQLVGTSAPVDWMAFAVGVGVAGVSAYLCIGAFLALVARVGMTPFVVYRIGLGLILIWLFAGQQAV